One stretch of Aigarchaeota archaeon DNA includes these proteins:
- a CDS encoding (Fe-S)-binding protein, translating to MPFEITVEDALKKLNFCEHCGFCRSVCPVVEAENYDESVSPRGRKTLFLALMTEGLQPTLRLSEKFYKCSTCYSCAYKCPQGINIGEISLLARQKLFELGIVPESTKRLLNTILEFKNVYSMDNASRNDWVMYTDADVKVKDSADTVYFVGCITSFSGMVQTIAQAVTGILNHLNEDWTVLKDEWCCGHPLVLAGALKEAKTLAEHNVKEISSVSPKRVITGCPGCYLALKHEYPKLLGRRPNFEVLHFVEFLENYIKKERLKVPRLDTIITYHDPCELSRAGGIIKEPRNILSSIANPVYPEYSDVYSCCCGGGGLLKANYPSISGFISKRRYDMLTSTKAEIITSACPTCIQNLLQAASSQQNGRRIVDISQLIAEQIGLM from the coding sequence TTGCCTTTTGAAATTACTGTGGAGGACGCACTTAAGAAACTTAATTTTTGTGAACATTGCGGCTTTTGTCGCTCAGTATGTCCGGTTGTAGAGGCGGAAAACTACGACGAATCCGTTAGTCCGCGCGGACGTAAAACGCTTTTCTTGGCACTTATGACAGAAGGGTTACAACCAACGCTTAGGCTATCCGAGAAATTCTACAAATGCTCTACGTGCTACTCTTGTGCATACAAATGTCCTCAGGGCATAAACATAGGAGAGATATCGTTACTGGCGAGGCAGAAACTTTTTGAGCTCGGCATAGTTCCTGAGTCTACAAAAAGGCTCTTGAATACGATACTTGAGTTCAAGAACGTTTACAGCATGGATAACGCATCTAGGAATGATTGGGTAATGTATACCGATGCTGATGTCAAAGTCAAAGACTCGGCGGACACAGTATACTTTGTAGGTTGTATAACATCGTTTTCAGGGATGGTACAGACGATTGCACAGGCCGTGACGGGTATATTGAATCATCTGAATGAAGATTGGACGGTATTGAAGGATGAATGGTGTTGTGGACATCCGCTTGTCCTCGCAGGCGCATTAAAAGAAGCGAAAACCCTTGCAGAGCACAACGTTAAGGAAATATCTTCGGTAAGTCCCAAGAGGGTAATTACCGGGTGCCCGGGATGCTACTTAGCTTTGAAGCACGAGTATCCGAAGCTGCTTGGTAGGAGGCCTAACTTCGAGGTACTCCACTTCGTGGAATTTCTTGAGAATTACATCAAGAAGGAGAGGTTAAAGGTGCCGAGGCTTGATACAATAATAACGTATCACGACCCATGCGAGCTTTCTAGGGCGGGCGGGATTATAAAGGAGCCTAGGAACATACTAAGTAGCATAGCGAATCCGGTGTATCCAGAATATAGCGACGTATACTCTTGTTGCTGCGGTGGAGGAGGCCTACTGAAGGCCAATTATCCATCGATATCGGGGTTCATATCCAAAAGGAGGTACGATATGCTTACATCTACGAAGGCAGAAATAATAACGTCGGCATGCCCAACGTGTATTCAAAACTTATTGCAGGCCGCATCTTCGCAACAAAACGGTAGAAGAATCGTTGACATCTCACAACTGATAGCAGAGCAAATCGGTTTGATGTAG
- a CDS encoding phage tail tube protein, which yields MPRYLGVGKESTYGVAAAATSWYDIIRENMAVRRTTMLNKDTVADRQITRAARGEEYVEGEIELYLNSQQIGHLLLSCLGSVVTSGTGPYMHVFSVAESLPSLTLRSGLDNVKEKVVVGAIVDSLEVVAEVGKARVRAGIIGRQLMLGDVSSPSFTEKEDFTHGDVWITIGGVTKRPRRITLKMNNNLERIHVLGDSYLQKLKPKKFEVTGSFDLDFESDAEYQDFLSLASRDLNIRFEKGDHRIEFDIKRFVYTDAKVEVRGREILVANFEFAALKSNVQDSVKIMLVNDDREY from the coding sequence ATGCCTAGATACCTTGGGGTTGGAAAGGAAAGTACGTACGGGGTGGCGGCGGCAGCGACCAGTTGGTACGATATAATTCGTGAAAATATGGCGGTAAGAAGGACAACGATGCTCAACAAGGATACCGTAGCTGATAGACAGATTACCAGAGCGGCAAGGGGCGAGGAGTATGTCGAAGGTGAGATCGAACTCTACTTGAATTCTCAGCAAATAGGCCATTTACTGCTATCATGTCTTGGTAGCGTTGTAACGAGCGGAACAGGACCTTATATGCACGTATTTTCTGTAGCCGAATCTCTTCCATCGTTGACTCTTCGCTCCGGCCTAGATAACGTGAAAGAGAAGGTAGTTGTAGGCGCTATTGTAGATAGTTTAGAGGTGGTGGCTGAAGTTGGCAAGGCAAGGGTTAGGGCAGGAATCATAGGGAGACAGCTCATGCTCGGCGACGTTAGCAGCCCAAGTTTCACGGAAAAAGAAGACTTTACGCATGGAGATGTGTGGATAACGATTGGCGGTGTGACGAAGAGACCAAGGCGCATAACGCTCAAGATGAATAACAACCTCGAACGGATTCATGTTTTAGGTGACAGCTACCTACAGAAGCTGAAACCGAAAAAGTTTGAGGTCACTGGTTCTTTTGATTTAGACTTCGAAAGCGATGCAGAATATCAAGACTTTCTCTCGCTAGCGTCGAGAGACCTAAACATCAGATTTGAGAAGGGTGATCACCGTATAGAATTTGACATAAAGCGCTTTGTATACACGGATGCCAAAGTCGAAGTTCGCGGCCGGGAAATTCTTGTGGCTAATTTCGAGTTTGCGGCGCTAAAATCAAACGTGCAAGACTCCGTCAAGATAATGCTCGTGAACGACGATAGGGAGTACTAA
- a CDS encoding NAD(P)/FAD-dependent oxidoreductase — protein MRKIAIVGLGVSGSYLVSRLSNEYKVVGFERCDYSNFYPPCAWATSISEMRKLISPTGLNFEDYVLYKGKEMCVDLGNSRFWIKLKGLCTFDKLSLERDLVDGYDVKFGVHIKSAEQLGDDYDIIVDSTGFPRTLLPKITKEYVVHTLEYKVKYDKMPIDDFYIKPMRAGYLWFFPLGDSYAHVGCGDYFGRQRYFLDAFMREHGGEIVKRVGRPLRITPPPMCQPFYAGKIVGVGESIGTVFSALGEGITSSLLCAEIFLKNVQDLEAYTAEVLKRFSPYKEVFDVVADKIRGRFSFFRDFPKLLRVFRYMKREEERFGVEVRMTDILNIFFSKATSSKG, from the coding sequence ATGCGTAAGATTGCCATAGTCGGCCTTGGTGTGTCAGGTTCTTATCTTGTCTCCAGGCTGTCGAATGAATACAAGGTCGTAGGGTTTGAAAGGTGTGACTACTCGAACTTTTACCCACCTTGTGCATGGGCTACCTCCATCAGCGAGATGCGAAAGCTCATCTCACCCACCGGCCTGAATTTCGAAGATTATGTCCTGTACAAGGGCAAAGAGATGTGCGTCGACCTCGGAAACTCGCGCTTCTGGATAAAGCTCAAGGGCCTATGCACGTTCGACAAGTTGTCCCTCGAAAGGGACTTGGTGGACGGATATGACGTGAAGTTCGGCGTTCATATAAAGAGCGCTGAGCAGCTCGGCGATGATTACGACATTATAGTAGACTCTACTGGATTCCCGAGGACGCTTCTACCAAAGATCACCAAAGAGTACGTAGTCCACACACTAGAATACAAGGTGAAGTACGACAAGATGCCGATAGACGACTTCTACATAAAGCCTATGAGGGCTGGCTACCTATGGTTCTTCCCACTCGGCGACTCCTATGCACACGTTGGCTGCGGAGACTACTTTGGAAGGCAAAGATACTTCTTGGACGCATTCATGCGGGAGCATGGAGGCGAAATAGTCAAAAGAGTTGGTAGACCTCTTAGGATAACGCCCCCGCCTATGTGCCAGCCTTTCTACGCCGGAAAGATCGTCGGTGTCGGTGAGAGCATAGGGACCGTTTTTTCCGCGTTAGGCGAAGGGATAACATCGAGCCTTCTGTGTGCTGAGATCTTCTTGAAGAACGTCCAAGATCTGGAAGCATACACCGCGGAAGTCTTGAAAAGGTTCTCTCCTTATAAGGAGGTTTTTGACGTCGTAGCGGATAAGATACGCGGTAGGTTTAGCTTTTTCAGAGACTTCCCGAAGCTGCTCAGAGTATTTCGATACATGAAGCGTGAAGAGGAGCGGTTTGGTGTAGAGGTCAGAATGACCGACATCCTCAACATATTCTTCTCTAAGGCGACGAGTAGCAAGGGTTAG
- a CDS encoding aminotransferase class I/II-fold pyridoxal phosphate-dependent enzyme — MSYVKESEFDKLRSEILEVTKEILRLVARRQSLCVKIGELKQAKGLGVEDLTVERILREAIAREALSLGIDKDFAQRLTTLLIEECIKVQPKPPERKVLTHRDIARMAETLERQGVKVIRMDVGEPDFRTPNVVVERAYQEMKAGRSRYTEPKGRQELRQAIADYVKTRFGAEIKADQVIATVGGAFGVYLALASTVAPGDEVIVIDPSWPIYKSCVRYVGGRPIVLETRLEDDWEPDLNELNEKVSSATKAIVLNYPCNPTGKSLGKKTFKGIVEIAQDKKLTLISDEVYADYNFTGSEHNTVLRYTDVSYVMISSFSKSWGMTGFRVGFVISDLDRINKMTAIQSMLITCIPEFIQYAAIEALKCLDEARRNSEVMKDRADAVCKALESLPVSFYKPDGAMYVFPRIDVNGIDGSEFAVKLLEKKNVSVAPGGAFGNYFNYFRMSLGQPKEVLLEGVRRIGEFLSSISS; from the coding sequence ATGTCGTATGTAAAAGAGAGCGAGTTTGATAAGTTAAGGAGCGAAATTTTGGAGGTTACTAAGGAAATTCTCAGGCTTGTAGCGAGGCGCCAATCTCTTTGCGTCAAGATAGGCGAGCTGAAGCAGGCGAAGGGTCTAGGAGTTGAAGATCTAACGGTTGAAAGAATTTTAAGGGAGGCTATAGCCAGGGAGGCCCTGAGCCTCGGCATAGATAAGGATTTTGCACAAAGATTGACAACGCTGCTTATCGAGGAGTGTATTAAGGTTCAACCGAAACCGCCAGAAAGGAAAGTCCTTACGCATAGGGACATAGCCAGGATGGCCGAGACCCTAGAGAGGCAAGGTGTGAAGGTCATCAGGATGGATGTGGGCGAGCCTGACTTCAGGACACCAAACGTGGTTGTGGAGAGAGCATACCAAGAGATGAAGGCTGGAAGGTCGAGGTACACTGAGCCGAAGGGGAGGCAGGAACTGAGGCAGGCAATCGCCGACTATGTGAAGACTAGATTTGGTGCAGAAATCAAGGCAGACCAGGTTATAGCCACGGTGGGCGGTGCGTTCGGTGTGTACCTAGCTCTTGCGTCAACAGTAGCTCCCGGTGATGAGGTCATAGTTATCGATCCATCATGGCCTATCTACAAGTCTTGCGTCAGGTACGTAGGCGGAAGGCCAATCGTGTTGGAGACACGATTGGAGGATGATTGGGAACCTGATCTTAACGAGCTTAATGAAAAGGTAAGCTCTGCCACGAAAGCCATAGTTCTAAACTATCCGTGCAACCCAACCGGCAAGTCCCTAGGTAAAAAAACGTTCAAGGGAATTGTCGAGATAGCACAGGATAAGAAACTGACGTTGATAAGTGACGAGGTTTACGCGGACTATAATTTTACAGGTTCGGAACATAACACGGTCCTCCGCTACACCGACGTAAGTTATGTCATGATATCGTCTTTCTCTAAAAGTTGGGGCATGACGGGCTTTAGGGTTGGATTCGTCATCTCTGACCTTGACCGGATAAACAAAATGACTGCGATACAGTCTATGCTCATAACTTGCATCCCGGAGTTCATACAGTACGCAGCCATCGAGGCATTGAAGTGTTTGGATGAGGCGAGGAGGAACTCGGAGGTGATGAAAGACAGGGCCGATGCCGTATGCAAAGCCCTTGAATCGTTGCCCGTATCGTTCTACAAGCCGGACGGTGCCATGTATGTTTTTCCGAGAATTGACGTGAATGGTATTGACGGTTCAGAATTTGCCGTGAAGCTCTTAGAAAAGAAGAACGTAAGCGTAGCGCCTGGCGGTGCGTTTGGCAACTACTTCAACTACTTCAGGATGTCGCTCGGGCAGCCAAAAGAGGTCCTGCTGGAAGGTGTGAGGAGAATAGGCGAGTTCCTTAGCAGCATCTCTTCTTAG
- a CDS encoding DUF1320 family protein, producing MVIERLVPNPAERSDFEKVYGADIDSKLQAADAFIDAMLQGYVDVPLNNPPRILTEAAADCAAALFLFDRKDVERARELMVRCEKLVETFRSRFRYFGLTGAIK from the coding sequence ATGGTTATAGAACGTCTGGTCCCGAACCCGGCCGAGAGGTCAGACTTCGAGAAGGTTTACGGCGCAGACATAGATAGCAAGCTCCAAGCTGCTGATGCATTCATAGACGCGATGCTACAAGGATACGTTGATGTACCGTTGAATAATCCACCAAGAATATTGACGGAAGCTGCGGCTGACTGCGCCGCGGCACTCTTCCTCTTTGATAGAAAAGATGTTGAGAGGGCAAGAGAACTTATGGTAAGATGCGAGAAGTTAGTGGAGACTTTCCGCTCAAGATTTAGATATTTTGGCTTGACGGGTGCAATAAAATGA
- a CDS encoding terminase large subunit — protein MWRAQSRSWRKWWQVLAELKQQEVLERYRATIEYVAEKLSTIAGVSHKFASMLRRITPKDHAELRALDNLYQRIKDYSIDELRCPDVFCKVFLKFNPTSYQLKLIADQSKRIAVMGCRQSGKSFALAAKAILFCITHPGSKAIYCAPSFRQSKTSFRKIKEHLATLDLAVRKAWVFDELKTKVRFTNGSEVEAFPYALERLRGETCDFILVDEAAFIPDDEELFEGVLKPMLATRWEKGAQLIACSTPWGMNNYFYRIFKDPHLAPEWSHQVWTWREAVAEGVIPMSFIESEMQTKDMNFFKREYEVEFVSDDGSWLTQDLINCCLDADERFWEFEEYHTGEFYMGLDLGKKVDYSVLAVVEKLGEELYVRHVKVWPLETPYSAVIGYVKVLSERWRSPYRILVDQTGVGEYVAEDMLNVRVPNLEGIILTGPKKVEIAGYFKQKMQEGCKQDSKGKWSGTSRLHIPYPEDSDLVRRIIAELNVEKYTLTKDGSIKFYHPDGTHDDVFWSLALAIYASRSSNGISITPLTTRKNF, from the coding sequence ATGTGGCGGGCGCAGTCCAGAAGTTGGAGGAAATGGTGGCAGGTATTAGCCGAGCTAAAGCAGCAAGAGGTCTTGGAGAGATATAGGGCGACTATCGAGTATGTTGCTGAGAAACTCTCAACTATAGCCGGAGTGTCCCATAAGTTTGCCAGCATGCTCCGTAGGATAACACCGAAAGACCATGCCGAACTTAGAGCACTCGACAACCTCTACCAACGAATCAAGGACTACTCAATCGACGAGCTGAGGTGCCCTGATGTTTTTTGCAAAGTTTTTTTGAAGTTCAATCCAACGTCATATCAACTAAAGCTCATAGCAGACCAGTCTAAGAGAATCGCTGTTATGGGTTGTCGTCAGTCTGGAAAGTCTTTCGCACTGGCAGCTAAGGCAATCCTGTTCTGCATAACGCATCCTGGCTCAAAGGCCATTTACTGCGCCCCAAGCTTCAGACAATCGAAGACGTCTTTCCGCAAAATCAAGGAACATCTGGCAACGCTGGACCTAGCTGTACGTAAGGCTTGGGTTTTTGATGAACTGAAGACAAAGGTCAGGTTCACGAACGGGAGCGAGGTCGAGGCATTTCCGTATGCCCTCGAGCGCTTAAGGGGCGAGACCTGCGACTTCATACTCGTTGATGAAGCTGCCTTCATTCCCGATGACGAGGAACTCTTCGAAGGTGTGTTAAAACCCATGCTAGCCACGCGTTGGGAAAAGGGTGCTCAGTTGATAGCCTGCTCAACGCCCTGGGGCATGAACAATTACTTCTACAGGATCTTTAAAGATCCACACTTAGCGCCGGAGTGGAGTCATCAAGTCTGGACCTGGCGTGAGGCTGTAGCCGAAGGAGTCATACCTATGAGCTTCATCGAGAGCGAGATGCAGACCAAAGATATGAACTTCTTCAAGCGTGAGTACGAGGTCGAGTTTGTATCAGATGATGGTAGCTGGTTGACGCAGGATTTGATAAACTGCTGCTTGGATGCGGACGAGCGTTTCTGGGAATTCGAAGAGTACCACACGGGCGAATTTTACATGGGTCTCGATTTAGGCAAGAAAGTCGATTACTCAGTACTGGCGGTTGTCGAGAAGCTCGGCGAGGAGCTTTACGTTAGACACGTAAAAGTTTGGCCGCTTGAAACACCTTACTCTGCTGTTATAGGTTACGTGAAGGTGCTTTCAGAGAGGTGGCGTTCGCCTTACAGGATTCTGGTCGATCAGACAGGAGTCGGTGAGTACGTTGCAGAGGATATGTTAAACGTTCGCGTACCGAACCTTGAGGGTATAATCTTGACGGGTCCGAAGAAGGTTGAGATAGCTGGCTACTTTAAGCAAAAGATGCAGGAAGGGTGCAAGCAGGATAGCAAGGGAAAGTGGTCTGGCACCTCTCGATTACACATACCATACCCAGAAGACTCCGACCTCGTGAGAAGGATTATCGCTGAGCTGAACGTGGAGAAATACACATTGACGAAAGACGGAAGCATAAAGTTCTATCATCCGGATGGTACCCACGACGACGTTTTCTGGAGCCTTGCCTTAGCGATTTATGCGAGCAGAAGCTCCAACGGAATAAGCATAACGCCACTTACTACGAGGAAGAATTTTTAA
- a CDS encoding DUF72 domain-containing protein has translation MGCRVFVGCCGWAIKGGKQAYYSALKTIELQETFYKLPKLDTVRKWKESAPKDFVFNMKAWQAVTHPPSSPTWRRAGIRVPEGLKENYGNLKPTRENFEAWNKTVEVAKAIGAAVVVIQTPSSFGYTEKNFENVDKFFSEIRYESFEVGWEPRGIWREKPDAVKEICERHGLVHVTDVFRWRPVHKHNTFYTRLHGIGSGEVNYSYKYTDDDLAKLRHIVVEESEGRDTCYVLFNNISMAEDALRFKRLLEAFI, from the coding sequence ATGGGATGTCGCGTTTTCGTGGGATGCTGCGGCTGGGCTATAAAGGGCGGCAAGCAGGCATACTATAGCGCTCTCAAGACGATAGAACTCCAAGAGACCTTTTACAAGCTGCCTAAGCTAGATACTGTGAGGAAATGGAAAGAGTCAGCACCAAAGGACTTCGTCTTCAACATGAAGGCTTGGCAGGCGGTGACGCACCCTCCGAGCAGCCCGACGTGGAGAAGAGCCGGTATCAGAGTCCCAGAGGGTTTAAAGGAAAATTATGGGAACCTGAAGCCTACGAGGGAAAATTTCGAAGCCTGGAACAAGACCGTCGAGGTGGCGAAGGCTATCGGAGCGGCGGTCGTAGTAATACAGACACCTTCCTCGTTCGGCTATACCGAGAAGAACTTCGAGAACGTTGACAAGTTCTTCAGCGAGATACGGTATGAAAGCTTCGAGGTAGGCTGGGAGCCGAGAGGTATTTGGCGCGAGAAGCCAGATGCGGTAAAGGAGATCTGTGAAAGGCACGGCTTGGTGCATGTGACGGATGTATTCCGTTGGAGGCCTGTACACAAACACAATACGTTCTACACAAGGTTGCACGGCATAGGTAGCGGCGAAGTGAACTACTCGTACAAGTATACAGACGACGACTTGGCCAAGCTGAGGCATATCGTTGTAGAAGAATCGGAGGGCAGGGATACATGCTACGTGTTGTTCAACAACATTTCGATGGCCGAAGACGCTCTGAGGTTTAAGCGACTCTTAGAAGCATTTATTTAG
- a CDS encoding orotidine 5'-phosphate decarboxylase, with translation MRPILQVALDFTSLEQAFRIAEAAVNGGADWLEVGTPLIKSVGISAVKVIAERFPKITVVADMKTIDTGYLEAQMAAEHGARVVTVLGLASDRTIKEAADAAHEYCAKLMVDLMLVKDLRKRAEEVVTLGADYVLLHIGKDLQKDGLTPIIWLEELVHTIGVPVAVAGGLSALTALAAVKSGAKIVVVGSAISTAPDPLAATREVREAIDSPFR, from the coding sequence ATGAGACCTATACTCCAAGTTGCTCTTGATTTTACATCTCTCGAGCAGGCTTTTCGAATCGCAGAGGCCGCTGTGAACGGTGGTGCTGATTGGCTCGAAGTAGGTACGCCGTTGATAAAGTCCGTAGGAATAAGTGCCGTAAAGGTCATAGCAGAGCGCTTCCCGAAAATTACAGTCGTGGCAGACATGAAGACCATCGACACGGGCTACCTTGAAGCTCAGATGGCGGCGGAGCATGGAGCACGCGTAGTTACGGTGTTAGGCCTAGCATCCGACAGAACGATTAAAGAGGCGGCAGATGCGGCACATGAATACTGCGCCAAGCTTATGGTTGATCTAATGTTAGTTAAAGATTTGCGAAAAAGAGCTGAGGAGGTCGTGACCTTGGGTGCAGACTACGTGTTGTTGCACATCGGAAAGGACCTACAAAAGGATGGTTTGACACCAATTATATGGTTGGAGGAACTCGTTCACACAATCGGAGTTCCTGTTGCAGTCGCGGGCGGTTTATCTGCATTGACGGCTCTGGCGGCCGTTAAGAGCGGAGCGAAGATAGTCGTAGTTGGTAGTGCTATATCCACTGCGCCGGATCCTTTAGCGGCAACACGCGAGGTCAGGGAAGCGATAGATTCACCGTTTAGATAA
- a CDS encoding cytosine permease: MKIKLPPEWGAEPVPKDVKVLGFLDYFVLWSSLGVGLLVLLAGSLLEGLSFFEVLFVSIIGSIIGSVMLALPGVIGSRYGVPTMVSLRPVLGIRASYLPTALNIVQLIGWTAFELMIMAKAATLLTSNVLGPTSYVFWVLFFGVWCMMLALGGPLVVVRKWLERVAIWLVYGSTIWITYHVFTSGDFWSWVFQSGGGSTSLLHALDLVIVMPISWWPLISDFNRFAKRPKSAFIGTVAGYTVSNTWFYVLGAALIMLLGIRDIVASIAALFFGGVALVLILVDETDNCFADIYSSAVSFQNIFPKTRQWKFIVLVTGIGIALAMSVPLAEYEGFLLMIGALFVPLLGVVSAEFFVNRSRHSVALEEFYEKAKTVRLDNMLAWFLGIAVYAVIARFMPDLGASLPSFAASFAFSVLIGRLTKQGKLIR, translated from the coding sequence ATGAAGATCAAGCTCCCGCCTGAATGGGGAGCCGAGCCCGTACCTAAGGATGTAAAGGTTCTCGGATTCTTGGATTACTTCGTCCTCTGGTCGAGCCTGGGCGTCGGACTACTCGTCCTATTAGCTGGCTCGCTACTAGAGGGGCTCTCGTTCTTCGAGGTGCTCTTCGTGTCAATAATCGGCTCTATAATAGGCAGCGTCATGCTAGCGCTTCCGGGAGTTATAGGTAGCAGATATGGTGTACCTACGATGGTAAGCCTAAGGCCCGTACTTGGTATTAGGGCATCGTACCTTCCGACGGCCCTCAACATCGTGCAGTTGATAGGCTGGACGGCATTCGAGCTCATGATAATGGCAAAGGCGGCTACACTGCTAACTTCGAACGTACTTGGTCCTACGTCGTACGTCTTCTGGGTCTTATTCTTCGGCGTCTGGTGTATGATGCTTGCACTCGGCGGACCTTTAGTTGTCGTGAGGAAGTGGCTGGAGAGGGTCGCGATATGGTTAGTCTACGGCTCGACTATTTGGATAACCTATCATGTGTTCACTTCCGGCGACTTCTGGAGTTGGGTGTTTCAGAGTGGTGGCGGTTCTACATCTTTGCTCCATGCTTTGGACCTGGTTATAGTCATGCCAATATCATGGTGGCCATTGATATCCGACTTCAATAGGTTTGCTAAGAGGCCTAAGTCAGCGTTTATCGGAACGGTCGCCGGATATACGGTATCCAACACATGGTTTTACGTCTTGGGAGCTGCTTTAATCATGCTTCTGGGCATAAGGGACATTGTGGCATCTATAGCTGCCCTATTCTTCGGAGGAGTTGCGTTGGTGCTTATACTGGTTGATGAGACTGATAACTGCTTTGCCGATATATACTCGTCTGCCGTCTCGTTCCAGAACATCTTCCCGAAAACCAGGCAGTGGAAGTTTATAGTCCTCGTGACGGGCATCGGAATAGCGTTAGCCATGAGCGTTCCTCTCGCGGAGTACGAGGGCTTTCTGCTTATGATAGGTGCCCTATTCGTTCCGCTCCTTGGCGTTGTCTCAGCCGAGTTCTTCGTGAACAGGAGCCGGCATTCGGTCGCGCTGGAGGAGTTTTATGAGAAGGCTAAGACCGTGAGGTTAGACAACATGCTGGCCTGGTTCCTCGGTATAGCAGTTTACGCCGTTATCGCAAGATTTATGCCGGATCTGGGCGCGAGCCTTCCTTCGTTCGCGGCGTCGTTCGCTTTTTCGGTGTTAATAGGCCGCTTAACAAAGCAAGGTAAATTAATTAGGTAG
- a CDS encoding Hsp20/alpha crystallin family protein, translating to MSNEWDEFFRRFRRFPFSFFEKYWEDFFREFEEEFRRIEEMVPKELVKERKTERGVERIIGPFVYGYSITIGPDGRPVIREFGNVKPRLGRRPLELKGEREPLVDVIPEENVIRVVAELPGVEKNDIQLSVTEKMLTIKVDTPERKYYKEVELPEEVESEGAKATYKNGVLEVVLNKRKTKPKGVSIKVE from the coding sequence TTGTCGAATGAGTGGGACGAATTTTTCCGAAGGTTTAGACGCTTTCCCTTCAGCTTTTTCGAGAAGTACTGGGAGGATTTCTTCAGAGAATTTGAGGAGGAATTCAGGAGAATCGAGGAAATGGTTCCCAAGGAGCTCGTAAAAGAGAGGAAAACTGAGAGAGGCGTGGAAAGAATCATCGGACCGTTCGTCTACGGTTACTCGATAACAATAGGACCTGACGGAAGGCCCGTCATAAGGGAGTTTGGCAACGTAAAGCCTAGGCTCGGTAGAAGACCGTTAGAGCTCAAGGGTGAGAGGGAACCCCTGGTCGATGTCATACCCGAGGAGAACGTGATAAGAGTGGTAGCCGAGTTACCAGGTGTTGAAAAGAACGACATACAGTTAAGCGTTACCGAGAAGATGTTGACGATAAAAGTAGACACGCCCGAGAGGAAGTACTACAAAGAGGTTGAGCTTCCGGAGGAGGTTGAGTCAGAGGGCGCGAAGGCTACCTACAAGAACGGCGTACTGGAAGTCGTCCTCAACAAGAGGAAGACTAAACCGAAAGGTGTTAGTATTAAGGTTGAGTGA